The DNA segment TCATTGAGAAGAAGGAGAACTTATAATGGAACAGAAACTGCCTTTTAAACAATCCATGAGCCGGCTGGAGGATATTATCGCCGCATTGGAGAAAAATGAAATTGAGCTGGAGGATGCGATTGCTCTGTTTGAAGAAGGACTGCAGCTGGTAAACTCCTGTGATTCTCAGCTAAAGAACTTTGAAAACCGCGTACAGGAGCTGCTGAATACATATCAGGAGGGAAATGAAAATGCCTGATTTTGAAGATTATCTGACCCATTGTCTGGATAGCGTGCCTGCAAGCAGGGTACGGGATGCTATGCAGTATTCCCTGATGGCAGGCGGTAAGCGGGTGCGTCCGAAGCTGCTGCTGGCTGTGCTGAACGCATACGCTCAGGAGGAAACCATCGGCTATCCGCTGGCAGCTGCGATTGAAATGATACATACCTATTCCCTGATTCATGATGATCTTCCGGCGATGGATAATGACACACTGCGCCGTGGCATGGCTACCTGCCATGTAAAATATGGTGAGGATGTGGCGATATTGGCAGGGGACGGCCTG comes from the Erysipelotrichaceae bacterium 66202529 genome and includes:
- the xseB gene encoding exodeoxyribonuclease VII small subunit; its protein translation is MEQKLPFKQSMSRLEDIIAALEKNEIELEDAIALFEEGLQLVNSCDSQLKNFENRVQELLNTYQEGNENA